From the genome of Marasmius oreades isolate 03SP1 chromosome 1, whole genome shotgun sequence:
GTTTGCTGGGAATCATCACTCTGAGCGATGTGTTACGTTATGTGGTTGGGGAGGATACACGCCAGTAGAAGTTTTTATCCGATCTCGCTGTTGTATCTTCAATGTATCATTGGGTCTTTCTTGCTTTGCTGGTGGATATTATGCAGCATCTCTTTTCGTTGGCAGTTCACTACTGAAATATATACTCGGCTACGGTTTCGTGACTCAAGGGCTTGCGTGACCGCGTGCTTCCTCACTCTTCCTCACTCTCCCCCCACCGCCAGGCCTTTTAACTAGTTGACATgtccgacggaggctacagCATCATACACTGGGCTTTAATCGTCTCTGCTTGTGTCTGCACGACGTTAATCATTTCCGTTTGGTTCCACATGAAGTCTTCTGATCCTTACGATCTATTTCATCTCGATCTCAATAAACTGCCCGGGCAAGAGAAGACTCGGCCTCCCAAGACAGAATGGCTTAATATGGGTTTTTGGAAGGTCCGAAAAGTTTGATTTTATCGGTTCTCTGCAAGTATAAATCCTGTATGCTTGCAGGATACACAAGTCTTTCCCGAAGCTTGTGAAGGTAACTTTGTCCGTCGAACGTATCTTTGGCGTGTAATTACCATGAAAGTGCCCAGCTCTTGCTAGAAAACTTATAACCGCTGCAGAAATCAAAGATGGCGCGAGGATACTGGGTGAGTAAAGTAGTATCTGTAAGATTGTTGCTCAAGCTAGGCTAGATGTCGGACATGGAACAGGGGAATCACTTATCCTTTTCCTAACCAGTCCTTCGATCCCTCGACCAAGGAGCTTGACTGGAATTACAAGTCTTGCGTTGCACCACCAACGCTCTGCTGCCAGAGTCCAACGGCTTACACGGTCCTCAGAAGGAACAGCTATATTTCTCTACCACGGTGATGCGGTTTACACATCTACAGAACAGCAAGATCACCCTCTGAATTTCAACGGCGCATCCACGTTCGACGCGATATTGGCTCTAGATTGCGCGTATCATTTTCATTCCCGAGGAGAGTTCCTTCGTCAATCGTTCCACCATCTCACGCCAGGAGGTCGAATCGCATTGGCAGATATCTGTTTTGACGGAGAGGCGCTCCAGAGGCCAAGTTTGATGCGTTCGGTTCTGAAACTCATGCCAAAGGAAAATATGGTTTCAATGGAGGAGTATGTAGCGACGATGGAGAGGATTGGTTTTACAGATGTAAGACTGGAAAATATTAGTAAGTACGTATTCCCAGGATTCACCGGATTTCTTCGAGGACGTGGAATAGGCTGGAGTATTTTCTGTCGTGTACTTGACCTGTATGTAGCGAGAGGAGCACGATTTGTGATAGTGAGCGGTAGGAGGTAAACAGATGTCAACAAATTGAGCTCAGTTCAAACATCATGAGCGCGATTCAAGCAGTTCACATCATCGACTACCAAGAACGTCCAAAACCAAAGCCTCACACCGTTTATCGAATCCAGATACAGGCCAATGTACGTTCATGGACTATGTGGCGACGCTATTCAGAGTTCGACGATCTCAATGTCGAGCTAACGAAAGCTACCGGTGCACCTCCCCCAGCTCCCCTACCTCCCAAACACAAGTTCTCCTTATTTCGTTCCCATTCAGACCCCCAGTTACTCGAAGAACGCAAGGTTGGACTCGAGTTTTATCTCAGAGCCATTGTCAGTGCTAAGGATGATATATGGCGGGAAACCTTTGCATTCAAAGACTTCCTTGGCATCCCGATCGGCAAGCAGGCAGGAGTTATTGGTGGCCCCCCGACTCAATTCAGCTCTACTTCATGGCTGGAAGAACAACAGGAGATTCAGAATCGTTTGCGTGATGTTCGTGCAGACATCAACAAACGAGAGGCCCTGTCAGACCAAGGAGATATCAACGCATCTCACAAATCCAATGTTGCTGCCAAGCAAAAGCTAGCTGGTGTTTTATCTCGCATAGGGATTCTGGGAACGGGCTTACGGGAGCTTGCCATGATGGGGTTGAGTGAAGGAGAGTTGCAAAGACGGACAGATATGGTCGCACGACTGCAGGATGAATGTGAGAAGTTGGGAAAGATGGTTTCGGTGGCTCGGCAGCAACAGACAAATCGGAACTCTGTTGCCTTTGCGACCACTGCTCCGGCGGCCTCTGATCGAGAGGCCCTTCTTGGAGGCAATGCGTTTACTCGCGTCACGCGGGTGTTTGGAGCACCGGTCAAACCAGAGGAAACGGAGGAAACGCGTCCTCTAGATAACCATGGCGTCTTCTCACTACAACAGACCCAGATGCAGCAGCAAGAGGGGCAGCTCTCCCAACTCACGACTATACTTCGTCGCCAACAGCACCTCGGGGAGGCCATATCTGCCGAAATCGGCACACAGATCCAATTGCTGGATGACCTCTCCAACGAAGTGGACCGAACTGGGGGCAAACTTTCAGCCGCTAATAAGCAGTTGAACAGGCTAGGGTAGTGAACATACATGGAAGACTTACGATTTTCAATGGACTTTACAGGATCTCAAACGATAGGAAATCCACAAACCATAATAGCTGTATCTATTATAATAGTGCTACATAGATTATCCATTGGTACATTATCACGTGTATAAGGAACTTGGGATGGTGGGTCTATAAATTCTATAGGAACTGAATCTCGAACGACGAATCCTTGACAGGCGTCTCAAGTTCTTGACAGAAACTTCCCAATGCCCTGCACGAGTCCCGTGAGTTCGGTTAACAAGAGTTGCTTCAATGGATAGACGTACTTCAAAGCAAGCAATCATGATTCCACAAGCAGGCGCAATTTTTGCTATCCGAGGTGTGAGACCAACAAATAAGGCAGGAGCGCCTTCAGTCCGTAAGATTTGTTTTATCAGTTGGAGGGAAGATGTATGAGTGTCCGCCGGGGACATCACCAGAGCTTGGCGGCGTGTCTTGACAACATCCAGCGGAGATGTTATTAATGCAGCAGATGTTCCGCTCACTGCACCACTGACGAACGCTACCCATGCTCCTTCTGCTCTAAATCTGGCAAAAGTCTTCTTGCAAGACTCGTAACTGGCCCAATAAATACCAGAGAAGGGCACATCCCGCCATAGCGTAGGCCCGAGGCCTCTCCAAAGTGAGGCAAAGCCTTGTGATCTGGCCAGCCCACCTATGGATACGAGGACTGAGCGGAGTGTGTGGGGGGTCTCGGCGGATATCGGCGTTGACTGAAGATTGGTACGTATCAGCTCTAATGGTGATATAATCGTGGAGATTGCGGTCCGAGCGAGCATACCAGAGGTTAGTGGGACTaatgaagaaggaaggaggggaGGTAAGGTGACATTCAAGAGGTGGTCATAGGTGAGCATGTAACTCGTTGAAGACGGTACACCGATCACTCTGCGATGCCTTAATCAGAAACACTTGGGTGATAGAAGGCATGGGGTACTTACAATGTTGTTCCAGCACCCTTCCATAGCCCACGGACACCTTCCGCACGGACCACATGGCGAATGGCATCCAAAAACCCGTTCACCCTCTCGGTTTTGAAGACACCATTCTCCCAGACGCAAACAAATTCTTCCCCGGCGAGTGTACGTGCATACGAAGACATATTTCGAACACATTGAAGCTGACCTGGCCTACAGCACATATTAGGAGGCGGTCGAGGAAACAGAGGTTCTGGAGCAGGCCGTTGTGTTTGAAGCCTCGTCTTCACCACGTCGAACGGGGTCACTGCAAACGAAGTTAAGTTGACGCCAAAGGAATAAGGAGTGGAGAGAAGACGCACTAGTCAAGGCTGTCATGGTAGAGCCTGAAGCTGCAGCAACTAGCTTCGCATTGAAAGGCTGCATAGAGCGCGGTGGAGGattggtggaggaggaaaatATACCATCAGTCAGCCCAGGCGATATAATTTTATCCGATAATTGGGGCCGAACCTGAATCGGATCTAGCCGTCCGGCTGCCACTCATCCTGGGAAAAGGCTTACACAAACTACTTTTCTTCAGTTACCACTCACATCATTGTTCGTATATCTCTTTCTAATCGGTTTTCTTTCGTTCTGCAACAGGTCTCCGTCTATTGTCAAAATCATCTCTCATCTGCACCACTCCTTGCTGTCCAATCGCTATAAACTGTTTCTCTCTCAATAAATCATCATGGCTTCCACCTTGACCGGTCCTGCTCTCACCGCTTCCAGAAATGCATTGTCAGCTGCGATGGCGGACCATCCTGACATCGAGGAGGACTCAAAAGAGTCTGGAGAAGTTCAAGAAGtcaacatggaaagtcaGGCGGAAAGCATTCGAACCGTCTTCAGTGACCCTACAAATTTCAACGTCAAGGTGTGTTGCACGATCTCCGTCATAAAACACATTTGACATTTCAAAGCATCCGCTGTATTCGTCTTGGACTCTCTGGTTTGACTCACCAGCAACCAAAGGTCGTAATCTTCCTCAAACCCCCGTTTCCGCCTTCCCTCCGACCCCTGTAGCTCAGACCCCGGGCCCAGCTGCTGCTCAAGGCTGGATGGAAGATATCAAACGTGTAATTAGCTTCGATAGTGTCGAGGAATTCTGGGGGTACGTTGACTGATATCTACCGTGATGGGCAGCGGTGACTAACAACCATACGGACAGTCTGTACAACAACATTGTCCCACCCTCTCAGTTACCTCAAAAAGCAAATTATTATCTTTTCAAGGTAAGAGAAAACCTTTTTCAAATAAAACCGCGAATCCTGAACATACCTCGCGTTCCAGGAAGGAATCATTCCGGCTTGGGAGGATGAAGCAAACAAAAACGGTGGGAAATGGAGCATTCAACTTCCCAAAGACAAAAACAGGGGAAATGTGGACAAAATGTGGTTATACACGGTTTGTTATTCTATCTGGCTATCCTCGCTCCAAGCATGTAGATAAACTTTGCCAGATGCTGGCTGCCATCGGGGAGACTTTCGATCCATCATTGACTACAGCCGACCCTTCCTCACCAACACCTGCATCCCTCATTACCGGGGTAATTGTATCAACTCGTCCGCAATTCTACCGGTTGTCAATCTGGACACGATTGGCGCCTGGCGTATCAGCAACGGAAGAAGGAGGATTAAAGGAGCGTATCGAAGGGGTTGGCCGTCATTTCAAGTACAGTGTTCTAGGATACCCAGAGAACGCAAAATTGGCAGGACCGTTAGCAACTGAGGTCGAGTTTTTGTCGCACAAGGAttcagaaaagaaaaaaggagCGAAGAAGATCACAGTTTGAAGTACATATACCATCGTCTTTGGATTCTGTTTTTATTTTATAATTCATATCTACTAAGTACCTTGAATCGTGTTTGTTTAACGTGTATATGTTTCTTATAAGCATGACACAAATGCTCTATACCACACGAGTACATCACAAATGACGTCGCCCCTTTTTGAtcctcaaccaccatcatgccTGTCCCAGGTTTCCTTTCATCTTTTGCAGACAAGGCTCAAACAGCTTTACAATCCTCTTCGTTGGGACAACACCTCCCCGGTCATGGTAGACCCACGTCTCCCGACTCAGCAGCTCAGCCTAGCGCGAACGAAGGAGCGCAAGGAACTGCACACAAATCTCATACATTTGAGGCCATCTCACATGGACTCCGAAGCCTTCAACAGCAATACGGGTATGTGTGCTTTCGTTCGTTGTCCCAGTTTACGATCTTCGATCCTTCATCGATTGTCTAGATCATCTTCACCTATGCAAAAGATCATTACAACTGAGAAGGGCGTTGCGATCGATTTTGATAACGTATCTCGTGATTCCAAAGCACAGAGTAAGGAGCTCTACTTGTGGGGCCAGGAGGAACCGGATGATCTCAAGGATGGTATGTCAGATCAAATTTATTCACAGATAGGCACTGATGTCTGCGTCAGTGACCGACAGACTCGCCTACTTGAACTTTGTTCAAGGTTCTCTTGCTAGCTCTTTGGCTGTCAAGCTGGATGCTGCTCGTGCACCTTTGAAAGCTCTACGGGATGCCGAAGCTACGCTAGCTCCTAGACGGAACATTCGTGCTAGTTTTCGCACTCAGATCGCCAGAATCGAGCATGATCAACCTAAAGGAATGGAAAAGAAGCTTGCGGAGCTGAGAGAACAGCTCAAAAAGGCCGAGGCAGACGACGCCAGTATGGAAGCTGAAGTTGAACTTCTCAAACGTCAGGGTGTCAAGGCATCCGAGTCCCTTAAATTTGAAGCTCTGCGTGAGGTTAGTAATGCATCACCCACTGGTTCGTCCGACTCATTTTCTTCATAGTACGGAGAGAAACTTGTTCTCGTCTGTCATGCCGGTAGCAGCCTCGTCGAGGTTTTACCGACGGTGCCTCCCAGTGAGTCTAGTCCCTACACTGGCGCTCAACGTACGGGAAGTATACGAGCTGCTCTTCAACGCGCTCTTGACAACTACAAGACCGGTCACATCAATCTCCCTTCCCACAGTAACGCGTCCGAGCTCAGTCGATCCGACACGCGCAGCTTCGGAGAGAGCCATGCTAGTGAATTGTCGAGTATGaattcttccctctctactGCGACACATCCTGGATTGCCCTTAACCCCTCCACCTGGCGCCAACGCCCCCTCCAACATCAAGGATACGGAACATTCGCCGCGAGCTACAGCCCCCGTCTCGGCAAATAGCCAGGTCTCGCCGGTCTCGCCACCAATCAATCCAtctgatttgaatttgaatccGGCGCCTATTCCAGCTCTAAGCCCAAATAATAGTAATTATAATGTTGCCTCGAACTCGCCAACCACCTCTCCCATTCCTGTAGCTGCGCCTGACCCCATCAAACCTATTTTCCCGGGAACTACACCTACTGTAGCAGAAACTGGAGTCCCAGTCTCTGCTGGCGCATCCGGCCCAGGTCCTGCTAGTGGGTCACTTCGTGACTTGAAATCCGCAACCTCCTCTGCCGATCCCCCTCTGTTTACAGAGCCATCAAATGCAAACGCCGCTTCCAAATGGAGTAGcgcggaggaagagaagaaaagattGGCTACTGCCTATTCCCAGGCCCATGCTAATGCGCCACCGTCAACCACCGACTCGCCGCGTTACGAAAGCGCAGAGGATGAAAAGAAGAGGCTGGAGAGGGAGGAACGGGAGAAGCTTTTGAAGGCAGGTGGAACCCAATTGGGGTCAGATGGGAGATCGGACGGGGAGCCTAAACGTGACAAAGACGAGGATTTACCCCCATATCAAGACCTTTAAGAATCAGAAGGAAATTTCTACGTATACACATTTGATATCTTTGGACGTGATCTGTTTGTTGCTGAAATCGTACATTACACCTTTCAAGCAAATATGACTTATCCTCTTTTCATCCTCAGGATGTCTGTTAGGCGAGTTGCCCAAATTAAAAGATGTTTTGTACAGTACAGAATGACCCGATAGGGTAACGAACGCCTTTCTCGACAAGCGCCATGGAAGGGATTAAATACCGCGATTGCCAGTTGGAGAAAGCTCGGTGTGCCCTAGGCTTGCGAATTCACCCTGTCTGTAATAGGCCTCACGAAGCTTGAGAAACTGAATTCAAACTATGTTGATGACTGGTCACGGAAGGTTGAAAGGGCAACGAAACACCTACCCTTTCCTCTTCCGCAATGACCTTGTGGCTGAGCTTCTCGTTCGTGTTCTCCATATGAAGGAGTAGAGTCTGAAAAAGGGATGATTAGAGCAAAGAAGGGGGAAAAAGGAAGTAGGACCCTCACTCTGATGGAACGGCTACCCAAACCGCGATAGTTGTCGACGCGTTCAAGTGAGACGGGTTCCGCCCCCAAGAGAGTAAGTTGTTCGTGTAAGTATATGACGTACTGCTCTAGGCATTCAAGGAGCTGACGTTTCTTCTCGTGCGAGGATATACCATCTCTGATCAATCGAAGAAATATTCAGCTACTGACTGTGTCAGTTTTGAGGAGATGACGACGACAGACCTGGAAGGCTGGCCTCTGGGCAAAGCATCCATTGGTTGGAATGACTGTACGTTCCGGGGCGACGAGTCATGTTCACTCGAGTCGGACTTGGGACTGGTCGTCCCTTGGCTGTTTTTAATCTCGCAGAGTAATTCGCTGGGTGTGGGGAATGTAGAGATTATCGATGAGCAGCGGTCGATGACGCCTGTTTCGCAGTGAGAGGCGGCTGCCAGAGACGGTGACCGCACCGCGACTGAACGAACTGAATCTAGAGCAGATGGCGACTGAGAACCGAGAGTCGGAGAGTAATCAGAGTTTTCGACTTTGTCTTGAAGTCCCAAAGCCGGTATTGTTATTGGGACTGGAGCGGGGGCGTGAAGTGGTACAGGGCCTCGATAGAACGATTGGGGAGAGTAAGAGTCGCAGTGAGTCGAACCGGCATAAAATTCTGTCGACTGCCATTGTTCAAGACCCAATCCGCCATGTTCAGGCTGTTGGATCTCTGAGTCTGCGGAGACACGGGTCGAAAGAATTGGATAGGGATAGATGGGATATTCCTCCGATGGTTGAGAGTCAAAATCAGGATATTGCAATTGCAAGAAATCGTCCTGCTCTGGACAGTTGTATGAAGCCGTTGTGTACATCGAGAGCTCAGAGGTGTTGAAGGTGGATGAAGACGTCAGGAAAGTCGATCATGAAGCACCGAAGTAGCAGAGTCCCGGCTGCGCTGCCAGTGGCTTTTGACTGTTGACAGAGCCGCTAATTAAGAGAAACGGGACAAGTTCGAAGCGAGGTACGCCATGCCACGCGCAACTCCCCACGGTTCTAGCGGACTGCGCCTGGAGACTTATCGTCTTGTTTGAACTGCATGGAACATGCTGGAAAAACAATCAAATCGAATCAACTCTTGTGAATCAAAGCTGTACCAACTCTCGATGAGATCCCGCCGCAACCAATGCAACATGAACAAAAAATTCGAGAGGTACGTACCCACCCTCTTCTTAGCTTATCACACAAATCACACCTTCTTTTGCCAAATTGACAGTATCCCCTCGTCCAGACTGGTATTCAGTTTTTTATTTGACTACCCGGCGTGAATCGAGTATAAGAATCTTCGCCGTgagctcttcctccttccaccTCGACAAGATGCACTCGCCAGCCACCGGTACCTACCATCTCTCCCAACAAGCCCAGATTCCCAAATGCTCTTCAGCAGCCGATTCCCAGTGCGAGATCTCCATACCTACGATCAGTATTCCCACCTTGCCAGATCATCGATCAAGGGTGCTCGCGCGCCCCTTGCCCGACTCTCAAGTGATGGGAGAAGGATTGAGACCAAGTGTGAAAGGCGCGTCGCAACAGCATCGACCGACCACAAACATCAGCCATCCATACGCCCGCCTACTCgcgaagaaggaagaagtaAAGCGACGAAAGGTGTGGAATCACGCACTTGAGAAACACATCTTCACTCCGTATGAACTGTGGGTTGGATTTTATTTTAACCCGTCGCGCGCACGCGTTTCTCACCAATGATTTGCACACCAAAAGATCGACGCTGGGAGCACCCCACAGACGCACAATATACCTCGCGAGTCTCGAGGCGCATATCGATAAACTGCACACCCAACTGATCAGGTAGAGTGAACCTCGTTGCGGTCGTAGGAGAATCTACTTACTGACCCAAGTATTTCCTATCGCAAGTCTCGGTTATTGGCCAGTAGCGTTCGACCAACTGGAGCGCTACAAGGGCCTGAATTCTAAAACCGCCAAGGTGAGCAGACCACCACTGACCGGACAGCGTGAACATTCTTAAATTCCGGGGTTTTATCGATAGAGCATGGTCGCGGGACAACAACATGAAGCTTCATCGGCGAGACTCAAGATACTCGAGCTACAGCGCGCGGTAAGTTCAAATGAAGAACAAAAGGAATTTGACACCAAATCTTATCGTCTGTGGCTTTGACCAGAACGAGAACCTGGAGAAAGAATTACTACTTCAATATAGAAACGCCTCGAAGATCATGTATCAGAATTAGTTTACTCGCCTGTTACGGGGACCCGACCGTGTTGGACTATGTAGAAACTTGCTAAGCTTACCATAATACAACCATAATTCGAGCTCACTTCCTGGAGCCATGCCAACGCCTGTGACTAAACGCCTTCGAGGATCCTTATGGCATTATGAACCATAAGACGAGAGTTTCGACATTCGCGGGATCTGCTACGCAAATTGAGATTGTGATTGGCACCTCGGGAATAGCTACTTACCATTAAGTAGTCGCCGAACCAGATTGCGTTTGATCACTTCCACTGGGCTGGATCTGACAGCAGTGAGAATTTGACGCACCAAGGACCTCCCTAATCTGGCGCTCCATCGTTCACCGTAAATGACCCTCATTGTATACAAGTGGAGCAGAAAGGCGGATTAACACCGTGGGGACCTGGACGTCATGTATCCGGATTCAGGAAATGTCAAGGCTCAAAGAGCCAATCCAGTTATCAGGTCAAAAAGTATAAGGGTGATGTAGCACGCCTCACTAAAAGGTTATTCAGAAAGAGGGGACGAAGTCGTTGCTTTCCCCTCTCACAGCGCCATCTCCACCACTGAAGGTATCTTTGTGTTTTTCGTGCGTTTGGAGAATACAATAAAATATCAAAGAACTGCAATCTTGAACCAGCTTTGCGATAGACATGCATTGCCAGGATTACTCATCTGGGTCCAAATGTCCCGTAATAGAAATATGAGCTTCCTCCGACGTCCGCCTGAACCATTGACGGGTATACAAAACCTCAAAAGCTCGAATTCTGTACTGATCAGCTTTTAGATTTGATGAGTGAACTGGCCTTCGATGTGGTCCCTATCGAACAAGCCACTGCAAGCCATCGTGCCTGAGATGGAGAGACAGAAGGAGCGCAATTTACGCTTCAAGGGTTTGGCTTTAGTAAAGAGATGGGATATCACACAGAAACAGGCACTGTTACCCTTATACTGTTCTAATATCTAGGTAGAGCAAGTGATATCACTATTTTGCTTCTTGAAGAGGTCCAGACGCACTTGTACTTCGCCTTGAGGGAACGCGCGCGACAGTCATTAAGTAAGGGCCGAGAGATGAGCGTAAGAACATACCTCAAGAGTTGTCATCATCAGTAACAGCGAATTTGTGTTTGCTTTGTGCAGCGACTGTAGTCATACCTTTGCCGCTACCAGTTACTCCCACTGTGGACACAAGATATCAGTTAAAAACCCAAAAAGCAAGTAAAGTAGTGCGCACCTTTTCCTAGAGGATTGTCCGGTGTTTTGAAGATACTCGTTCCGGCTACCCCTGCTATGTGAAcccctttcttttctgacTTCTTTGCAAATTTCTGCCAGCTAGCTTGCTTCGCCGTCTGCTCTTTGGCCTTGGTAGCCCTAACTTCCAACttcttctcgttcttcttctttttcctctCCCGCTCTTCATCCTCCTGTTGGTTAAGTTTCCGTTTGGAGGATGGGATGGATGCGCTGTAATTGGGCGGAATAGGCTTCAAATCTGCTAGCCTAACTTGTTCTGTTGTGTTGTAGCCCTTGAAAACGATACTGAAAACCCTATTGTCTGGCAAACCTCCAACAAAGGTGATACGAGCAGGATACCAACCACCATCGCCGGAGTATTTGGCAAGGCATTCGCTTCCTGCGGACCAGGTATGTGTAGGAGTGGATGTTGCAGACTTTCGAGAAGATTCTGCCTTTGAAGAAgaagctgctgctgcttgCGCAAGTGTTGCCTCGGTTAGTTCGATGAGCTCGTTCAGCTCGTTACGAAGAGATTGAAGTTCGGTATTGTCTGGTTCCGAGGAGAGCGCAGCTTCGACGTGGGATAGCTGAACTTTGTAGGTTTCGAGGTCTGCTTGATCCATAGTATTGAGAATGGTTGGTCTGAACGAAAGATGTGGCAGAAGCACGAATTATGCCCCCGTGCTGTGGACGACTCGGGCTCGCATGCGAACAAACAAGGTACAACACTTCTTGTACATAATGCAGATTTTGATATTCGTAGAATAAAACATCAATCCCAACCACTGTCCAGCTTTATACGGCTATCTTGTTTAGCTTTGCTTCCACGGGGCCGTCCTACTCGGCGAGTACTACGCTTGGAATGGTACTTCCTCTGCTGTTGAGCGCGAGACTTCTCGAGATTGCTCGCCACCACGTCTCTGATAGTCTTCGTCTGCCGGAATCCTTTGGCGAAGGGTGAGGCAGATCGTGACCTAGGCGGGGATCTTGAAATGTCACTACAGTAGGAAGATGGTGGGTCATCTTCCAGTGTGATACTGTCTGGCCCCTCGTCTTCTCCGAGTGGGTCTAGGGGTCCGGAGAGCGTATTCTCTACCTTTTTTGCATTGAAAACTCGCGTGACTGCCACTTCTGCTTCTCCATTCTCgactttctcttcctcttcctcctcctcctcctcttcgctgTCTTCGTCGTCCGCGCTGTCGGTTTTGACCACTTCCATGTACTGGGAACAGACGAGCTTATTAATGTCCGTCCAGATCTGGGGCTGTCAAGTAGGCTTACTTCTTCCAAATCTTTCATGTCCTTACGCGAGAATCCACTCGCTGCTACCTCCACATCCAAACGGAAACCGGTTTCGCCCTCCTCGTCTACTAAAACACGTTTGAACTTGGGATAGATCGCACTTTCGTATCTGAATCTACGCCTGAAGAACGTTCTGATACATTCAACGTCTCGGTTGAAATACCTATTCCGAGAATATTAAAACAGAGGGGGGGAACACGATATGCTACTCACCATTCCGCGTTCTCGTGTGATGTGCTGACCATCTGAGGGAAATCAATCACGACAGGATCCCCAGTCGTTCTCCGAATCAAGATATTGAATTCGTTGAAATCTCCGTGAATTAGTCCGGCTCTGGCGAACCTCACAATGAGATCCATGAGGGAGGAGTATAGCTTCCCTGGAGCCGGAACATCATCTATTTGACGACTAATTCGAGTCAGAACAATATTAAATTTACGAATCGGCACTCACAGCGGATATGAATCGATGAACTCCATCAATATACAGTGTCTCGATTGATCTATGGGCTTGGGGACCGGGAAGTCATGCTCGTACAACACCTGGATTTATATCAGTTGGTAGCATCCGATGGAACCAAATCCCACACCTTCATGAATGCCCATTCTTTCTGAGCTGCTAACCTGGACATATACATCCAAGAGGCTGATTTCCTTTTCCCAAGATAGTCCCGGTTTTGTTTGATTGTGCGGAACGACATACGGCCAAGCCTGTGTTCACGACGATGAACTGGAGAACTGTTGAGTTATGGCTGTGTACACACCGATGAAGTTTTAAAACCATCTCT
Proteins encoded in this window:
- a CDS encoding uncharacterized protein (BUSCO:EOG09262JAT); the encoded protein is MQPFNAKLVAAASGSTMTALTMTPFDVVKTRLQTQRPAPEPLFPRPPPNMCCRPGQLQCVRNMSSYARTLAGEEFVCVWENGVFKTERVNGFLDAIRHVVRAEGVRGLWKGAGTTLVIGVPSSTSYMLTYDHLLNVTLPPLLPSSLVPLTSGMLARTAISTIISPLELIRTNLQSTPISAETPHTLRSVLVSIGGLARSQGFASLWRGLGPTLWRDVPFSGIYWASYESCKKTFARFRAEGAWVAFVSGAVSGTSAALITSPLDVVKTRRQALVMSPADTHTSSLQLIKQILRTEGAPALFVGLTPRIAKIAPACGIMIACFEGIGKFLSRT
- a CDS encoding uncharacterized protein (BUSCO:EOG092646VF) encodes the protein MASTLTGPALTASRNALSAAMADHPDIEEDSKESGEVQEVNMESQAESIRTVFSDPTNFNVKHPLYSSWTLWFDSPATKGRNLPQTPVSAFPPTPVAQTPGPAAAQGWMEDIKRVISFDSVEEFWGLYNNIVPPSQLPQKANYYLFKEGIIPAWEDEANKNGGKWSIQLPKDKNRGNVDKMWLYTMLAAIGETFDPSLTTADPSSPTPASLITGVIVSTRPQFYRLSIWTRLAPGVSATEEGGLKERIEGVGRHFKYSVLGYPENAKLAGPLATEVEFLSHKDSEKKKGAKKITV
- a CDS encoding uncharacterized protein (BUSCO:EOG09262KVB), which translates into the protein MKLDATDLRYITSDEFRVLTAVEMGSKNHEVVPTILIAQISGLRNGGVNKLIGSLAKRNLVSRVQNAKYDGYRLTYGGYDYLAMRAMSKRDTMNSVGNQIGVGKESDIYIVADAQGKEMVLKLHRLGRMSFRTIKQNRDYLGKRKSASWMYMSRLAAQKEWAFMKVLYEHDFPVPKPIDQSRHCILMEFIDSYPLRQIDDVPAPGKLYSSLMDLIVRFARAGLIHGDFNEFNILIRRTTGDPVVIDFPQMVSTSHENAEWYFNRDVECIRTFFRRRFRYESAIYPKFKRVLVDEEGETGFRLDVEVAASGFSRKDMKDLEEYMEVVKTDSADDEDSEEEEEEEEEEKVENGEAEVAVTRVFNAKKVENTLSGPLDPLGEDEGPDSITLEDDPPSSYCSDISRSPPRSRSASPFAKGFRQTKTIRDVVASNLEKSRAQQQRKYHSKRSTRRVGRPRGSKAKQDSRIKLDSGWD